Proteins from a single region of Mustela erminea isolate mMusErm1 chromosome X, mMusErm1.Pri, whole genome shotgun sequence:
- the LOC116583052 gene encoding splicing factor 3A subunit 1-like, with amino-acid sequence MEVESDEEDEKQEKAEEPPSQLDQDTQVQDMDEGSDDEEEGQKVPPPPETPMPPPLPPTPDQVIVRKDYVPKASKPLPPAPAPDEYLVSPITGEKIPASKMQEHMRIGLLDPRWLEQRDRSIREKQSDDEVYAPGLDIESSLKQLAERRTDIFGVEETAIGKKIGEEEIQKPEEKVTWDGHSGSMARTQQAAQANITLQEQIEAIHKAKGLVPEDDTKEKIGPSKPNELPQQPPPPSSATNIPSSAPPITSVPRPPAMPPPVRTTVVSAVSVMPRPPMASVVRLPPGSVIAPMPPIIHAPRINVVPMPPSAPPIMAPRPPPMIVPTAFVPAPPVAPVPAPAPMPPVHPPPPMEDEPASKKLKTEDSLVPEEEFLRRNKGPVSIKVQVPNMQDKTEWKLNGQVLVFTLSLTDQVSVIKVKIHEATGMPAGKQKLQYEGIFIKDSNSLAYYNMANGAIIHLALKERGGRKK; translated from the coding sequence ATGGAGGTCGAGTCTGATGAGGAGGACGAGAAACAGGAGAAGGCGGAGGAGCCTCCTTCGCAGTTGGACCAGGATACCCAAGTGCAAGACATGGACGAGGGTTCggatgatgaagaagaagggCAGaaagtgcccccacccccagagacaCCCATGCCgcctcctctgcccccaactcCAGACCAGGTCATTGTTCGGAAGGATTATGTCCCCAAAGCTTCCAaacccctgcctccagcccctgctccagATGAGTATCTTGTGTCTCCAATCACGGGGGAGAAGATCCCCGCCAGCAAAATGCAGGAGCACATGCGCATCGGGCTTCTCGATCCCCGCTGGCTAGAGCAGCGAGATCGCTCCATCCGGGAGAAGCAGAGCGATGATGAAGTATATGCACCAGGTCTGGATATTGAAAGCAGCTTGAAACAGTTGGCTGAGCGGCGTACTGACATCTTTGGTGTAGAAGAAACAGCCATCGGTAAGAAGATTGGTGAGGAAGAAAtccagaagccagaggaaaaggTGACCTGGGACGGCCACTCGGGTAGCATGGCCCGGACCCAGCAGGCTGCCCAGGCCAACATTACCCTCCAGGAGCAGATCGAGGCCATCCATAAGGCCAAGGGCCTGGTGCCAGAGGATGATACCAAAGAGAAGATTGGCCCTAGCAAACCCAATGAACTTCCCCAGCAGCCACCACCTCCGTCTTCAGCCACCAACATTCCTAGCTCTGCCCCACCCATTACTTCCGTGCCCCGGCCACCCGCGATGCCGCCTCCTGTCCGTACCACAGTTGTGTCTGCAGTATCTGTCATGCCTCGCCCCCCAATGGCATCAGTGGTCCGACTACCCCCGGGCTCAGTGATTGCCCCCATGCCGCCTATCATCCATGCGCCCAGGATCAACGTGGTGCCCATgcctccctcggcccctcctatCATGgcaccccgcccaccccccatGATTGTGCCAACAGCATTTGTGCCCGCTCCACCTGTGGCCCCtgtcccagctccagccccaaTGCCCCCTGTCCACCCTCCACCTCCCATGGAGGATGAGCCTGcctccaaaaaactgaagacagaAGACAGCCTCGTGCCTGAAGAGGAGTTCCTGCGCAGAAACAAGGGTCCAGTGTCCATCAAAGTCCAAGTGCCCAACATGCAGGATAAGACTGAATGGAAACTGAACGGACAGGTGCTGGTCTTCACACTCTCGCTCACAGACCAGGTCTCTGTCATCAAGGTGAAGATTCACGAAGCCACGGGTATGCCTGCAGGGAAACAGAAGCTGCAGTATGAGGGCATTTTCATCAAGGATTCCAACTCATTGGCTTATTACAACATGGCCAACGGCGCCATCATCCACCTGGCCCTCAAGGAGAGAGGCGGGCGGAAGAAGTAG